The Daphnia pulex isolate KAP4 chromosome 3, ASM2113471v1 genome includes a region encoding these proteins:
- the LOC124190312 gene encoding peroxidase-like, with the protein MKITLPITSVVCLFLMSFDAGRNCLPIKRWDTCWEIAISCGIDLDALYKINPSLIGGQACDNLRIGDAIGCQAARNAIEENWNTGEGNVKWQFNCDYYGHDLERLPSSGENCGGLCVAHPKCTHFRYTDDGYCYLKTLPLTSRRTPAKGGVCGYLPFKFESPPRDVWNSGEGGVKWLLNCDFFGNDIGRIEATGEQCGGLCVANPECNHFRHSDGTCYLKKTSLNTPRTPINGGVCGYLPFRDFDSCPAVGGLESKCRPVKDCAVWYDLVLTTPGAGCALADGGPGACCPDLPANSYGAPPLQENEKKAKQYNLVFNSPKQQQQYNSINNSMNSAAEAGKLQMKVTDTIETQLFVKKIFVLPGSSRATHALVFTSTAESEKMSRDAMMESYTVTEIVKRFNIKPEDVQRTMKQFNLKDTILSGMCTADPVCDEKTIRSPYRTLDGSCNNIQRPSWGKSLTQFQRALPSAYADGVRTPRRAKNGGELPSARLVSTTVAVDIDSPSQSDTTWVMQYGQFIDHDFTRTPEFKMANGSTIPCCMPDGKFIEKKLVHPECFPIEIPENDSFFSKFGQRCMPLVRSAPIRRSDCTFGASEQMNQLTHFLDNSNVYGSDDKTARELRTFKKGGMKVTPRNELDLLPADEESKVSCTLSKTVSGIDPPTDVKCFKTGDTSRVNEHPNLAVTHTIFLREHNRLAAELARLNPGWDDERLYQEARQILAAQMQHITFNEWLPVIIGRVKMQELGLLPLQQGSSQDYDKNLNPSVLNEFAAAAFRFGHTLIQGKHHLTNQRGTKDREILLRQHFFKMQEIYTPGNLDKFLIGLVTNHLFEEQGKGFGLDLVSLNLQRGRDHGIPGYNAYRTQCGLPPAGQFSDLLNLISPAILDKFAKLYDTVDDIDLFIGAMSERLAPGALVGPTFQCIIADQFLKLKRGDRFFYDLAGQPSSFTKDQLTEIRRASFARLVCDNFNVKSSQPLIFKTPSHVNPILNCDSGSIPRLNLRPFGVEDRWPEYNTGDGGVKWLQNCDFPGYDLSRKTINRRTVRPTLHQ; encoded by the exons ATGAAAATCACA CTGCCCATCACTAGTGTCGTATGTCTTTTCCTCATGAGTTTCGACGCCGGCAGAAATTGTCTTCCGATTAAAAGATGGGATACCTGCTGGGAGATCGCCATCTCTTGCGGAATCGATCTAGATGCTCTGTACAAAATCAATCCGTCCTTGATTGGCGGCCAAGCTTGCGATAATCTGAGGATTGGAGACGCTATTGGCTGTCAAGCAGCAAGAAACGCCATCGAAGAGAATTGGAACACCGGCGAAGGCAACGTcaaatggcaattcaattGCGATTATTACGGGCACGATTTGGAGCGGTTGCCGAGTTCCGGCGAAAATTGCGGAGGCCTCTGTGTTGCCCACCCCAAATGCACCCATTTTCGTTACACCGACGATGGCTACTGTTACTTGAAGACATTACCGCTAACAAGTCGTCGTACCCCCGCCAAAGGTGGCGTGTGCGGCTATCTTCCGTTTAAATTCG AATCACCGCCTCGGGACGTTTGGAATTCCGGAGAGGGTGGTGTCAAGTGGCTTCTCAACTGCGATTTCTTCGGCAACGACATCGGGCGAATCGAGGCTACCGGAGAGCAATGCGGCGGCCTGTGCGTTGCCAATCCTGAATGCAACCACTTCCGCCACAGCGATGGGACCTGTTACCTTAAAAAAACCTCGTTGAATACTCCTCGTACACCCATCAACGGTGGCGTGTGTGGTTACCTACCTTTCAGGGATTTCGATTCTTGTCCGGCAGTTGGCGGATTAGAGTCGAAATGCCGGCCGGTCAAAGACTGCGCTGTCTGGTACGATCTCGTTTTAACCACTCCCGGCGCGGGCTGCGCCTTAGCCGATGGCGGTCCGGGAGCTTGCTGTCCAGATCTTCCTGCAAACA gTTACGGAGCACCTCCTCTGcaagaaaacgagaagaaagCCAAGCAATATAATCTCGTATTTAATTCGCctaagcaacagcagcagtacaACAGCATTAACAACTCTATGAACTCGGCGGCTGAGGCCGGTAAACTGCAGATGAAGGTCACCGACACGATAGAGACTCAacttttcgtgaaaaaaattttcgttttgccCGGCTCGTCTCGTGCTACACACGCACTGGTCTTCACCAGCACAGCGGAGTCAGAGAAAATGAGTCGTGACGCAATGATGGAATCTTACACCGTCACTGAGATTGttaaaag ATTTAACATTAAGCCGGAAGATGTTCAGAGGACCATGAAACAATTCAACTTAAAGGACACGATTTTGTCGGGAATGTGCACCGCCGATCCTGTTTGTGATGAAAAAACAATCCGTTCCCCTTACAGAACGCTGGATGGATCGTGCAACAACATCCAGCGACCTTCCTGGGGAAAATCGCTCACACAATTCCAACGGGCTCTTCCTTCTGCTTACGCTGACG GTGTACGGACTCCCAGACGAGCTAAAAATGGCGGCGAACTTCCCAG CGCTCGATTGGTGTCAACAACCGTCGCCGTCGATATTGACTCTCCCAGCCAAAGTGACACGACCTGGGTCATGCAGTACGGGCAGTTCATCGATCACGATTTCACGAGAACTCCCGAATTCAAAATGG ccaaTGGAAGCACTATTCCGTGCTGTATGCCGGATGGGAAATTTATTGAGAAAAAGCTTGTCCATCCCGAGTGTTTTCCGATTGAGATTCCGGAgaacgattcttttttctcgaagTTTGGCCAACGTTGTATGCCATTGGTCCGTTCGGCACCGATTCGCAGGTCAGATTGCACCTTCGGCGCTTCCGAACAG ATGAACCAATTGACGCACTTTCTGGACAACTCGAACGTCTACGGTTCCGACGACAAAACAGCGCGGGAATTACGAACGTTTAAAAAAGGCGGCATGAAAGTCACTCCCAGGAATGAATTAGATTTACTCCCAGCCGACGAGGAGTCTAAGGTGTCGTGTACCTTGTCCAAAACAGTGTCCGGAATCGATCCACCCACCGATGTCAAGTGCTTCAAAACAG GTGATACATCTCGAGTGAACGAGCACCCCAATTTAGCTGTGACCCATACGATTTTCTTGCGTGAACACAACCGACTGGCGGCTGAACTGGCCCGTTTGAATCCCGGATGGGACGACGAGCGTCTCTACCAGGAGGCCAGACAAATTCTGGCCGCCCAAATGCAGCACATCACATTCAACGAATGGCTGCCCGTCATTATCGGTCGAGTGAAAATGCAGGAACTCGGTCTGCTGCCACTGCAACAAGGTTCCAGTCAAGATTACGACAAGAACCTCAATCCGTCCGTTTTGAACGAATTTGCTGCAGCCGCTTTCCGGTTCGGCCACACCCTCATCCAAGGGAAACATCA TTTGACTAATCAGCGGGGGACCAAGGATCGAGAAATCCTGTTACGtcaacactttttcaaaatgcagGAAATATACACGCCGGGCAATCTCGACAAGTTTCTCATTGGATTG GTGAcaaatcatttatttgaaGAGCAAGGCAAGGGTTTTGGCTTGGATTTGGTTTCACTTAACCTCCAACGCGGTCGTGATCATG GTATTCCCGGCTATAACGCCTATCGGACCCAATGTGGTTTGCCACCTGCCGGCCAATTCAGCGACCTTCTCAATTTGATTTCCCCTGCG ATTTTGGATAAATTTGCGAAATTGTACGATACGGTTGACGACATCGACCTGTTCATCGGGGCCATGTCAGAGCGATTGGCTCCAGGTGCCTTGGTGGGACCCACTTTTCAGTGCATCATAGCCGATCAGTTTCTGAAACTGAAACGGGGCGACCGCTTCTTCTACGATCTCGCTGGACAGCCCAGCAGCTTCACCAAAG ATCAACTGACTGAAATCCGACGCGCCAGTTTTGCCCGTCTCGTCTGTGACAACTTCAACGTGAAATCCAGCCAGCCTCTAATCTTTAAAACACCATCTCACGT AAACCCGATTTTGAATTGCGATTCCGGCTCTATCCCTCGTCTTAACCTTCGCCCATTCGGGGTGGAAGATCGCTGGCCGGAATACAACACCGGTGACGGCGGTGTTAAATGGCTGCAGAATTGCGACTTCCCCGGCTACGATCTGAGTCGAAAGACCATCAACAGGAGAACAGTGCGGCCGACTCTGCATCAATGA